A window of Ascaphus truei isolate aAscTru1 chromosome 16, aAscTru1.hap1, whole genome shotgun sequence contains these coding sequences:
- the LOC142467655 gene encoding uncharacterized protein LOC142467655, which yields MSDVRVRERQINRVCIPRTSTIKLSLHFKPPQTAPFPVKEPMQLGSTTEQENSRIHSTVAPEGHVSPETEQVSSPGSASSTHLEEHDEEDYDDDDDDDAAAAIDTQIQASDHEEVPIETVLPPNRPANTTYDAIVASEGKIVEAENRRHSDLMTVLERMIALQEETVSQLAHLHRVFIEVPKQLQKINTSFEALVVQQTQANYWRMTNVPQFNINTSQAGSLHAGQFSPHSSDLHSPGPNVDILPLPSVQIQQLTPTKEATKRKHKQLLLTSFWSKTTKDTHETDQPSFVQCLPTCSHVSIGQLGRAASIG from the exons ATGTCGGATGTCCGGGTACGAGAACGGCAAATCAACCGGGTCTGTATTCCTAGAACTTCTACTATTAAACTATCTCTCCATTTCAAACCTCCTCAAACCGCTCCATTCCCAGTTaaggaacccatgcagttggggagTACAACTGAGCAGGAGAACAGTAGGATACATTCCACAG ttgcccctgaaggacatgtgtcacctgagactgaacaagtgtcttcacctgggtcagccagctcaacacacctagaag aacatgatgaagaggattatgatgatgatgatgatgatgatgccgccgccgccatagacacacaaatacaagcaagtgaccatgaagaggttccaattgaaactgttttaccgccaaatcgtccagcaaataccacatatgatgcaattgtagcttctgagggaaaaattgtggaagcagaaaatcgtcgccattctgacctgatgacagtgctggaaaggatgattgcactgcaggaagaaacagtttcacaattggcacatctccacagagtcttcattgaagtgcctaaacagttgcaaaaaatcaacacctcattcgaagcattagttgttcagcaaacacaagctaattactggagaatgactaatgtaccacaattcaacatcaACACGTCACAGGCAGGATCCTTACATGCTgggcagttttcaccacattcatctgatcttcattcaccaggcccgaatgtcgacatcctaccgctgccatctgtacaaattcagcagctgacacctacaaaggaggccacaaaaagaaaacacaagcagttactactgaccagtttttggtcaaaaacaacaaaagacacacatgaaacagaccaaccatcatttgtgcagtgtctaccaacttgctcacatgt AAGTATAGGACAACTGGGTAGAGCTGCTTCCATTGGCTGA